The following coding sequences are from one Nicotiana tomentosiformis chromosome 3, ASM39032v3, whole genome shotgun sequence window:
- the LOC138907918 gene encoding uncharacterized protein: protein MNKFFVKAQDPQYYERLMVIENHKFSDIIKLGERIEVGIKSAMVMNFEAIQATNKALQSGGISKKKEVGVVMVAQGPKSPLTYQTTPSAYQPSPPRYQQPASIYHTYNTQPAYYHSLPARQNYQKPRPNFYRKQPRQYTPIDEPIDQIYERLKAAGYITPIPIVAMENSSQWNTNKTSAYHSGMKGHTIDECRTLKDKIQTLIDTKVIQAKEVAPNVRNNPLSDHRGEEVNVIETDEEWDSEVSIGLIREADNTKTSLVTLTPIVIQSQAPIEVEVVAPTLFEFEVTTLFTVMVAPTPSYKSNAIPCDYVTESRMKGKAQMEETSAVQGMTITGSVYTPEHLGGTSKEAASKTPVIESEPDDLWRKVQAREYFVVDHLNKFRAQISILSLLQNSEAYRNALMKVLNKAYVPNNITNGEMANMVGQVLESHKITFNEDEMPPEGLSHNRALHITV, encoded by the coding sequence atgaataagttcttcgtcaaagctcaagacccgcaatactatgaaaggttgatggttattgaaaaccataagttCTCTGACATCATtaagttgggagagagaatagaagtaGGGATCAAAAGTGCAATGGTGATGAATTTCGAAGCAATCcaggccacaaataaagctttgcaatcgggaggtatctctaagaagaaagaagtgggtgtagTAATGGTAGCCCAGGGtccaaagtctcctctcacataccaaacaacTCCATCcgcatatcagccttcacctcccagataccaacaacctgcctCTATTTACCATACATATAACACCCAaccagcatactaccactcactaccagcccgccaaaattaccaaaaaccaagACCAAATTTCTACCGCAAACAACCTAGACAATACACTCCAATTGATGAACCCATAGACCAAATATACGAGAGGCTAAAGGCtgccggttatatcactcccattcccattgttgctatggaaaactcttcccaGTGGAACACAAATAAGACaagtgcctatcactcaggcatgaagggccatactattgatgagtgtcgtactttgaaggataagattcagacattaattgacaccaaagtcatacaggcaaaggaggttGCACctaatgtccgtaacaatcctctctcGGATCACAGGGGTGAAGAggtaaacgtgatagagaccgatgaagaatgggactcggaagtgtcaattggactcattcgagaagcagataatactaaaacatctctagtcactctcacacctatcgtgATACAATCTCAGGCACCAATTGAGGTTGAGGTAGTTGCACCAACTCTGTTTGAGTTTGAAGTAACAACActcttcaccgtgatggtagcacctacgccgtcttataagtctaatgcaaTACCATGTGATTATGTTACGGAATCAAGAATGAAAGGAAAAGCTCAAATGGAAGAAACAAGTGCAGTGCAAGGCATGACCATAACCGGTAGTGTCtatacacccgagcatttgggaggaacgagcaaagaaGCTGCATCTAAGACGCCTGTCATTGAGAGTGAGCCggatgacctttggagaaaggtgcaagcaagagaATATTTTGTGGTTGATCATCTAAACAAATTCCGTGCTCAAATATCtattttatcactgctgcaaaactctgaggcatataggaatgccctgatgaaggtgttgaataaAGCCTATGTACCCAATAACATCACCAATGGAgaaatggccaacatggtagggcaagtgttggaaagccacaagatcacttttaaTGAAGACGAGatgccaccagaaggactaagtcacaatagggcactgcatatcacagtgtAG
- the LOC138907919 gene encoding uncharacterized protein, which yields MVKELKKLTARVQSVEGSKGIEGLNYENLCIQPDIELLEGYKPPKFEIFDGTGDLKVNWVSMAADFMDRFRFNTENAHVVFYIQNVKNKQTETFNEYAIRWRSEAAKVRPALEEE from the exons atggtgaaagaactcaagaagcttactgccagagttcaaagtgtcgaaggtagcaaaggcattgagggtttgaattatgagaatttgtgtattcagccagatatAGAACTTctagagggttacaaacctcctaagtttgaaatATTTGACGGAACTGGTGATCTAAAG gttaattgggtgagcatggcggcggatttcatggatcgattcaggttcaacacagaaaatgcacatgtcgttttctacattcaaaatgtCAAGAATAAACAAACGGAAACCTTCAATGAGTATGCTattcggtggaggtctgaagccgcaaaagtaaggccggcacttgaagaagaatag